One Desulfovibrio sp. JC010 genomic window, TCCGGTGATAAGATCAAGGTCGGTTTTTTGAGAGACGGCTGGTACGCGGTCTTTAAGGGTGATGCAAAGGTTGTTTCCGAAGCGGATGCCATGGGTTTTGTGGAGCAGTCCAAGATTGATATTGTCAATGATGCTGCGCGTATCCGCTATGCAGTACGCCGTATCAACGTTATTGAAAAGCCTGTGGCCACTTCCAAGGCAGTGGGCGTGCTCAGTCCCGGACACCGGGCGCAGGTGGGCAAGGAAAAAGGCGGCATGTATGCCCTTTACCGCATAGATGCCATGGTCAAGAAAGATACTCCTGTCTGGGGTTATGCCTGGGGGCCGTTCCTTGCTCCTTATCCCAAGAATTTGGAAAAAGCCCAGATGGCCGGCATAGATGCCCGTAAGGCTGAGATTAAGGCTGAAAAGACCAGAAAAGAACAGCAGGAATTGAAAAGAGGTAACGAGCTTGCCGCCATGGAAGAAGCCATGGATGAAATGCTGCTGGCTCCGGTCAAGACTAAGACCCTGTACGCCACTGCGGTGCTTAATGTTCGCTCCGAACCCAATGCTAAATCCCTTATTGTTGATAAACTGGAAAAGGGCGAGGCTGTTAAAGTCGGACAGGAAGAGGGAAAATGGTTTCCTGTATTCAAGCCCGGCAAAGACAAAGAGTTGAAGCGCGTGGGCTATGTTTTCGGTACTTATCTCAAGGCCGAAGCTCCGGTTGTGAAAAAGGAAAAGCCCAAGAAGAAGCGTGTGCCCGGCGGACCTGATGAAGTGCCCATCAAGATCACTTCTACCAAGATGACCTTCAGCGAGAACCGCAACAGGATTACTTTTTCCGGCAATGTTAAGGTTGTGCGTCTGGATGTAACCCTTACCTCCGACATCCTGACTGCCCATTTGAGACCTGATGGTGATTCACTTTCCGATACTCAGGACAAGATCAAGAAGATCGTGGCCGGGGGCAACGTGAAAGTGGTAATGAAAAAACGCAAGGGTCACTGCGACAAGTTGACCTACGTGGTGGGTGATTCCATCATTTACATGAAGGGTAATGCCGAGCTTCAGGACGGCCCAAACAATATTCAGGGTGATGAGATTAAATTTTACCTAAAAGATAACCGCGCTGAGGTTGTGGGCGGCAACAAGCCTATCGAGGCCATTTTCTATACCCCGAAAAATGTTTCGCCTTAGCCTGTGATATAATGATGATTAATCGTTTCATCAAAAGCGCAAAGCGCATCAAAAAGGACTTTTATGTCTTCGATTATCGCCAAGAAACTGGTCAAGAACTACGGGCCTAAAGAGGTCGTCCGCGGGATCAACCTGACCGTGCGCGAGGGCGAGGTCGTGGGGTTGCTCGGTCCCAACGGGGCCGGGAAAACCACCACATTCTATATGCTTGTCGGTGTTGTAAAGCCTACTTCCGGGGACGTTTATTTTAATAAAAAGCCAATCACCACACTGCCCCTGCATGAACGGGCACGCCTGGGACTGAGCTACCTTCCGCAGGAAAGTTCCATTTTTAAAAAGCTTTCCGTGCGTAAGAACCTTGAGATCATCATCGAGCACACTGGGCTTTCCGGCAAGGCCGTTCCCAAGAGGGCGGATGAATTGCTGGACCAGCTGGGTATTCTGCGTCTTGCGGATCAGAAGGCCATGTATCTTTCCGGCGGTGAACGCAGGCGTCTTGAGATCGCCCGGGCCATGATCAATAATCCTAAATTCATCCTGCTTGATGAACCTTTTGCGGGTATCGACCCCATTGCGGTTATTGATATTCAGGACATCATTTCCTCGCTCAAGGATATGGGGCTGGGAATTCTTATCTCCGACCACAACGTGCGTGAGACCCTTTCCATCTGTGACCGGGCCTACCTTGTCTATGAAGGGCGGGTGATCCTGAACGGTTCACCTGAAAATATCGTTAAAAATACCAAGGCGCGCAGGCTGTATCTGGGTGACAGTTTCAGTTTGTAGCTTTCGGGTGTGTATAAGTGTTCGTCAGGCCGGGTCCCTTAGGGGATTCCGGCCTGTTTTTTTGCAAAGTTTGATTAATTTTGCCTTTGTTGATTTACAGTCCGCCCGAACATTGGTACACTTTTTTCATATGCAAGTTCTTTGTGTAAAAAATCCATAAATATCAGATGATTCAGAGGTCTTTGTTGCATCTTGCAATTGGATGTGGCATAGTGGAATCAAGGCTGGGGCAGAATATAAAATATTTTTTGTTGCCTCGGTTTGCAACTGACTGAAATTAATTGAATTTGAGAATATACTAAAGGTGGCCTGAATATATGGGATTGGAACTTAGACAACAATTAAAGCTTACTCAACAGCTGGTAATGACTCCCCAGTTGCAGCAGGCGATCAAGTTGTTGCAGCTTTCCCGCCTGGAGCTGGTGGATACTGTCCATCAGGAGCTCATGGAAAATCCTGTCCTTGAAGAAGCTGAAGCACAGGAAAGGACTGATGCTGCGGATGCTGAAGCAGGTACCGCCACGGCTGAAGAAGCCCAGATTTCCAAGGAAGCCGAGTGGGAGAACTATCTCGGCGAATTTTCCAGTACTTCCAAGCAGTCCGCTTCCCGTGAATCCGAATCATATGAAGAGGGTACCTCCTTTGAAGCCCGGCTGACCAAGACAACATCCCTTGAAGGACATCTGCATTGGCAGATGAGTCTTTCCGATTTTACTGAAAAGGAAGTTGTCATTGGTGAATGTATTGTTGGTAATTTGAGTTCGGGTGGTTTTTTACGGATTGACTTGGAAGATGTCTGCGAAACATGCTATGCTGAAATCGAAGATGTGGAAAATGTGCTGCACCGCAT contains:
- a CDS encoding LptA/OstA family protein; its protein translation is MINIFGNKVYTFCALFLLTFFLVSPAAHAYDKSELKITRTIANVRAKPDLKAPVVWIISPAKSFLVGKVQGNWFPVYPASDEKDVKPVGYVSRKVVVPAPADGPLVDWGDVRYVGKDVKFHLERTVKSSTGGMLKSGDKIKVGFLRDGWYAVFKGDAKVVSEADAMGFVEQSKIDIVNDAARIRYAVRRINVIEKPVATSKAVGVLSPGHRAQVGKEKGGMYALYRIDAMVKKDTPVWGYAWGPFLAPYPKNLEKAQMAGIDARKAEIKAEKTRKEQQELKRGNELAAMEEAMDEMLLAPVKTKTLYATAVLNVRSEPNAKSLIVDKLEKGEAVKVGQEEGKWFPVFKPGKDKELKRVGYVFGTYLKAEAPVVKKEKPKKKRVPGGPDEVPIKITSTKMTFSENRNRITFSGNVKVVRLDVTLTSDILTAHLRPDGDSLSDTQDKIKKIVAGGNVKVVMKKRKGHCDKLTYVVGDSIIYMKGNAELQDGPNNIQGDEIKFYLKDNRAEVVGGNKPIEAIFYTPKNVSP
- the lptB gene encoding LPS export ABC transporter ATP-binding protein, producing the protein MSSIIAKKLVKNYGPKEVVRGINLTVREGEVVGLLGPNGAGKTTTFYMLVGVVKPTSGDVYFNKKPITTLPLHERARLGLSYLPQESSIFKKLSVRKNLEIIIEHTGLSGKAVPKRADELLDQLGILRLADQKAMYLSGGERRRLEIARAMINNPKFILLDEPFAGIDPIAVIDIQDIISSLKDMGLGILISDHNVRETLSICDRAYLVYEGRVILNGSPENIVKNTKARRLYLGDSFSL